The following coding sequences lie in one Xanthomonas hortorum pv. pelargonii genomic window:
- a CDS encoding ATP-binding response regulator has protein sequence MFEHSPALLASIGRLLRELVECMETMLRMMFPTLKSTDAMTSSSIQPAQVLQVLIIEDNRALAANIFDYLEACGHQPDAAPDGNSGLNLAISNRYDAIILDWMLPRMDGMSVLRTLREDHGCRTPIIMLTAKDQLEGKLLGFENGADDYLVKPVALPELEMRLRVMVGRASANAATAGHLLQVGDLRFDLDSLKVSRGERSVVLSSTLRNVLELLMRESPRIVRRDRLESLIWGDALPEGDLLRSHMHVLRRALDQSGEHKLLHTVTGVGYPPGWWDAMRLGGRLGSLQWLISSSLIVSGAMLALGLAVQGFLSQELIEAPIWKQLLTSSTQSIAHLPAAELQSALPTDGPVQGWLVSDPARLPAGMPAFFAALTPGYYGEGDLEAAKGAPFLTRKFINILQPHWGPFAEPPGQTRPDRSYSVLITTLPQGRLVMSIDMTELEDKQNESVQVSVLFMLLNLAMIALVIWWLFISLTRPVTDLARRMRQLDPLQPAQRLPTDYRKSELNTIAREVNAHLERVARAIERERSLLDQASHEFRTPLAVISGAADVLHKQQLPERAQRPLHRIDEAVGNLKQIMEALLYLSREPTPAEREEITVLHGLLPDLVQDHLYLVSAKPVQFHIDALEPLILHASESMVRIAVGNLLRNAADHTYAGDIRVSLVEHTLCIRDSGEGFDTALAAALHRLIETLGQARRRFGSGPVPDPAYLRALRLAPASGVNHRRGNPGDDRFQSVTESRCRPRVRALSATH, from the coding sequence ATGTTTGAGCATTCCCCTGCCCTGCTGGCATCGATCGGCCGCCTGTTGCGCGAGCTGGTCGAGTGCATGGAGACGATGCTGCGTATGATGTTTCCCACCCTGAAAAGCACCGATGCGATGACCTCCAGCTCGATCCAGCCTGCGCAGGTATTGCAGGTGCTCATCATCGAAGACAACCGTGCTCTGGCGGCCAATATCTTCGATTATCTGGAGGCATGCGGACATCAACCCGACGCCGCGCCCGACGGCAACTCCGGCCTGAATCTGGCGATCAGCAATCGCTACGACGCCATCATTCTGGATTGGATGCTGCCGCGCATGGATGGCATGAGCGTGCTGCGCACGTTGCGCGAAGACCATGGCTGCCGCACGCCGATCATCATGCTCACCGCCAAGGATCAACTGGAGGGCAAGCTGCTCGGGTTCGAAAACGGCGCCGACGATTATCTGGTCAAACCGGTCGCGCTGCCGGAGCTGGAAATGCGCTTGCGCGTGATGGTGGGCAGAGCCAGCGCGAATGCAGCAACAGCGGGTCACTTGCTGCAGGTCGGCGATTTGCGCTTCGACCTGGACAGTCTGAAGGTCTCGCGCGGCGAGCGCAGCGTGGTGCTCTCCAGCACCTTGCGCAACGTGCTGGAATTGCTGATGCGCGAATCCCCGAGAATCGTGCGTCGCGATCGACTGGAAAGCCTGATCTGGGGCGACGCATTGCCCGAAGGCGATCTGCTGCGTTCCCACATGCATGTGTTGCGGCGTGCCCTGGATCAGAGCGGCGAACACAAACTGCTGCACACCGTCACCGGTGTCGGCTATCCGCCTGGGTGGTGGGACGCGATGAGATTGGGCGGGCGCCTGGGAAGTCTGCAGTGGTTGATCAGCAGCAGCCTGATCGTGTCCGGCGCGATGCTTGCCTTGGGGTTGGCGGTTCAAGGTTTCTTGAGCCAGGAGTTGATCGAAGCTCCGATCTGGAAACAGCTGCTCACCTCGAGCACGCAAAGCATTGCGCACCTGCCTGCGGCCGAGTTGCAAAGCGCGCTTCCCACCGATGGCCCGGTGCAGGGCTGGCTGGTGTCAGACCCTGCGCGACTCCCCGCAGGAATGCCGGCCTTCTTCGCTGCGCTGACGCCTGGCTACTACGGCGAAGGTGATCTTGAAGCCGCCAAGGGAGCCCCCTTCCTGACCAGGAAGTTCATCAACATCCTGCAACCGCATTGGGGGCCGTTCGCCGAACCCCCGGGCCAGACACGGCCCGATCGCAGTTACTCGGTGTTGATCACCACGCTGCCACAAGGGCGATTGGTCATGAGCATCGACATGACCGAGCTCGAAGACAAGCAAAACGAAAGCGTTCAAGTGAGCGTGCTGTTCATGCTGTTGAATCTGGCGATGATCGCGTTGGTGATCTGGTGGCTCTTCATCAGTCTGACCCGGCCGGTCACCGACCTGGCACGGCGCATGCGGCAGCTGGACCCGCTGCAACCCGCGCAACGGCTGCCCACCGACTACCGCAAGAGCGAGCTCAATACGATTGCGCGTGAGGTGAACGCGCACCTGGAACGTGTAGCGCGCGCGATCGAACGCGAGCGCAGTCTGCTGGACCAGGCCAGCCACGAATTCCGCACGCCGCTAGCGGTCATCTCCGGCGCGGCCGATGTGCTGCACAAGCAGCAGTTGCCGGAGCGCGCGCAGCGGCCGTTGCATCGCATCGACGAGGCCGTGGGCAACCTCAAGCAGATCATGGAAGCGCTGCTGTATCTCTCGCGCGAACCAACCCCTGCCGAGCGCGAGGAGATCACCGTCCTGCACGGCCTGCTTCCCGATCTGGTCCAGGACCATCTGTATCTGGTTTCGGCAAAGCCGGTGCAGTTCCACATCGATGCGCTAGAGCCGCTGATCTTGCATGCATCCGAATCGATGGTGCGTATTGCCGTGGGCAACCTGCTGCGCAATGCGGCCGACCATACCTATGCTGGCGACATCCGCGTCTCGCTGGTCGAGCACACGCTCTGCATCCGCGACTCGGGCGAAGGCTTCGATACCGCGCTGGCGGCAGCGTTACACCGCCTCATTGAAACACTCGGTCAAGCAAGGCGGCGGTTCGGGTCTGGGCCTGTTCCTGACCCAGCGTATCTGCGAGCGCTTCGGCTGGCGCCTGCATCTGGAGTCAACCATCGCCGAGGGAACCCTGGCGATGATCGATTTCAATCCGTAACCGAGAGCCGCTGCAGACCTCGCGTTCGTGCGCTGTCAGCGACGCACTGA
- a CDS encoding aspartyl/asparaginyl beta-hydroxylase domain-containing protein, producing the protein MIAWTLLCLVASWIAAMTYVYRYRGRARYASLKQYLRKSWPVFALPNVILYTFTKRAARGPFVALDAYPTLASLAQHWEVMRDEALAIQAGGSFEEARREGSVASFDVGFRTFYKYGWSRYYLRWYGYTHASARASCPQTLRILAQYPQVKAAMFAILPPHSGLTPHADPLGCSLRYHLGLATPNAAQCFIDVDGQTRAWHDGQAFIFDETYLHFVRNDTDAARLILMCDVVRPMCWPGRLFNLLYCQLARAAMTPNDTRDKRGPASALFTWISPLMARGKQLRARHRPTYNAIKWAINLLLLSVALASLAGVIGAGRWLLHV; encoded by the coding sequence ATGATCGCCTGGACCTTGCTGTGCCTGGTGGCGAGCTGGATCGCAGCGATGACCTACGTCTACCGGTATCGCGGTCGAGCGCGCTATGCCAGCTTGAAGCAATACCTGCGCAAGAGCTGGCCGGTGTTCGCCTTGCCCAACGTGATTCTCTACACGTTCACCAAACGCGCAGCGCGTGGCCCGTTCGTCGCGCTGGACGCCTATCCAACGCTGGCATCGCTTGCACAACACTGGGAAGTCATGCGCGACGAGGCATTGGCCATCCAGGCCGGTGGCAGTTTTGAGGAGGCGCGCCGGGAAGGCTCGGTGGCGTCGTTCGATGTGGGATTTCGCACGTTCTACAAATATGGCTGGAGCCGCTACTACCTGCGCTGGTATGGCTACACGCATGCATCGGCGCGTGCCAGCTGCCCGCAGACGCTGCGGATCCTGGCGCAGTATCCGCAGGTCAAGGCCGCCATGTTCGCGATCCTGCCGCCGCATTCGGGGCTCACACCGCATGCCGATCCGCTGGGCTGCTCGTTGCGCTACCACCTGGGCCTGGCTACGCCCAATGCCGCGCAATGCTTCATCGACGTCGATGGCCAGACGCGTGCCTGGCACGACGGCCAGGCGTTCATCTTCGATGAAACCTATCTGCATTTCGTCCGCAACGACACCGATGCTGCGCGCCTGATCCTCATGTGCGACGTCGTCAGGCCGATGTGCTGGCCGGGCAGGCTGTTCAACCTGCTGTACTGCCAGCTCGCACGTGCCGCGATGACGCCCAACGACACGCGCGACAAGCGCGGCCCGGCGAGCGCCTTGTTCACCTGGATCAGCCCGCTGATGGCGCGCGGAAAGCAGCTGCGTGCGCGGCACCGGCCGACCTACAACGCCATCAAGTGGGCGATCAATCTGCTGTTGCTCAGCGTTGCGCTGGCAAGCCTTGCCGGCGTGATCGGTGCCGGGCGCTGGCTACTGCATGTTTGA
- a CDS encoding MipA/OmpV family protein: MTHSRFFLATLLALPSLAAAQTTPQADPSLAEQSPYRWGLGLGAIASDSPFAGEGTRINPVPLILFEGERVFLRGITGGYHIVKGETFSLDAIAALRMDGVAADDLGSEELARNGIDRALLEDRDDSLDLGLVGTWEDAAGEFEFTAKADVTGTSEGYELTARYGYPISVGRGRLTPSVSISHLSKDMANYYYGTLDEEVARGVVDYKPDSATVPTVGVTYVRPIGKRWQFMTRLQYSVLPSKLSDSPLLEPDTDGVGTLLIGFSRGF; this comes from the coding sequence ATGACGCATTCCCGTTTCTTCCTCGCCACCCTGTTGGCACTCCCCTCTCTCGCCGCAGCGCAGACCACACCGCAAGCGGACCCATCGCTGGCCGAACAATCGCCTTATCGCTGGGGCCTGGGCCTGGGCGCGATTGCCTCGGATAGCCCGTTCGCCGGTGAGGGCACGCGGATCAACCCGGTGCCATTGATCCTGTTCGAGGGCGAGCGGGTGTTCTTGCGCGGTATCACCGGCGGATACCACATCGTCAAAGGCGAGACCTTCAGCCTGGATGCGATTGCGGCGCTACGCATGGACGGCGTGGCGGCAGACGATCTGGGTAGCGAGGAATTGGCGCGCAACGGCATCGATCGCGCGTTGCTGGAAGATCGCGATGACAGTCTGGACCTGGGTCTGGTCGGTACATGGGAAGACGCGGCAGGCGAATTCGAATTCACGGCCAAAGCCGACGTGACCGGCACCAGCGAAGGCTACGAATTGACTGCGCGTTACGGCTACCCCATCAGCGTGGGACGCGGCCGATTGACGCCCAGCGTTAGCATCAGCCATCTCTCCAAGGACATGGCCAATTACTACTACGGCACGCTGGACGAGGAAGTCGCGCGCGGTGTGGTGGATTACAAGCCGGATTCGGCCACCGTGCCGACCGTGGGTGTCACTTACGTACGACCGATCGGCAAGCGCTGGCAGTTCATGACGCGCCTGCAATACAGCGTGTTGCCCAGCAAGCTCAGCGACAGCCCGCTGCTCGAACCCGATACCGACGGCGTCGGCACGCTGTTGATCGGTTTTTCCAGGGGCTTTTGA
- a CDS encoding FAD-dependent oxidoreductase translates to MNDDKDLDVLICGAGAAGLTLALELARRGVKFRLIDKISEPFGGSRGKGIQPRTLEIFEDLGIANRLAAVGGPYPPERTYAQDGSYTDAAPDRAEQTMTEPFAQPLMAPQFLTERVLRERLAEFGHAPHYGCELVGLEQDATGVSVQVSDGSGPQVIRSRYLVATDGGRSFVRQALAIDFPGKTLGVRAIVADVVIRGLDRAYWHRFNQASMQTQISFCPLAGTDWFQIQAPVPLEGDIDLSVGGLNAMIAARIGDTAIRVEQVFWASAYAMNARLADRYRVGRILLAGDAAHIHPPTGGQGLNTSVQDAYNLGWKLAAVVRGASESLLDSYEQERRPIAAAMLGLSVKLLDAAKQGDLHRGRQTQQLDLHYDASALVWPTLSATAIASGSRAPDAPLLGAAGQATRLFELFKGPHWTLLAYQIAAHVLPCYPGVRSYAIGSDGDLQDPGQQIERAYGLAAGDLVLVRPDGYVALTGRIEATQRITDYLHTAGVVATEHAEFELM, encoded by the coding sequence ATGAACGACGACAAAGACCTCGATGTGCTGATCTGCGGCGCCGGTGCCGCCGGCCTGACCCTGGCGCTGGAGCTGGCGCGCCGGGGCGTGAAGTTCCGCTTGATCGACAAGATCAGCGAGCCGTTCGGTGGCTCGCGCGGCAAGGGCATCCAACCGAGAACGCTGGAGATTTTCGAAGACCTGGGCATCGCAAACCGCCTGGCAGCCGTGGGCGGCCCGTATCCGCCTGAGCGCACTTATGCTCAGGACGGCAGCTACACGGACGCCGCACCCGATCGTGCGGAGCAGACCATGACCGAGCCGTTTGCACAGCCATTGATGGCCCCGCAATTCCTGACCGAGCGCGTGTTACGCGAGCGTCTCGCCGAGTTCGGGCATGCCCCGCACTATGGATGCGAACTGGTCGGCCTGGAGCAGGACGCAACCGGCGTGAGCGTGCAGGTAAGCGATGGCAGCGGGCCGCAGGTGATCCGCAGCCGCTACCTGGTGGCAACCGATGGCGGCCGCAGCTTTGTGCGGCAGGCACTCGCGATCGATTTCCCCGGCAAGACGCTGGGCGTGCGCGCAATCGTGGCCGACGTGGTCATCCGTGGTCTGGATCGCGCGTATTGGCACCGCTTCAACCAGGCGTCGATGCAAACCCAGATTTCGTTTTGCCCGCTGGCGGGGACCGATTGGTTCCAGATCCAGGCACCGGTGCCGCTGGAAGGCGACATCGATCTGTCGGTCGGCGGCCTCAACGCGATGATCGCCGCGCGCATCGGCGACACCGCCATCCGCGTCGAGCAGGTGTTTTGGGCATCGGCATATGCGATGAACGCGCGACTGGCCGACCGTTACCGCGTTGGACGTATTTTGCTGGCTGGCGACGCCGCCCATATCCATCCACCGACTGGCGGGCAAGGGCTCAATACCAGCGTGCAGGATGCCTACAACCTGGGTTGGAAACTGGCTGCGGTAGTGCGCGGTGCGTCCGAGAGCCTGCTCGACAGCTACGAGCAGGAACGCCGGCCAATCGCTGCCGCAATGCTGGGACTGTCGGTCAAGCTGCTCGACGCAGCCAAACAGGGCGACTTGCACCGCGGTCGGCAGACGCAGCAACTGGACCTGCACTACGACGCCTCTGCATTGGTGTGGCCGACACTGTCTGCGACCGCAATCGCATCCGGTTCGCGCGCACCGGATGCACCCTTGTTGGGCGCAGCAGGGCAGGCAACGCGCCTGTTCGAGCTGTTCAAGGGACCGCACTGGACGTTGTTGGCTTACCAGATCGCTGCACACGTACTGCCGTGTTATCCGGGTGTTCGCAGCTATGCGATCGGTAGCGACGGCGATCTGCAGGATCCGGGCCAGCAGATCGAACGTGCCTATGGGCTAGCAGCGGGCGATCTGGTGCTGGTGCGACCGGACGGCTACGTTGCCCTCACCGGCCGCATCGAGGCAACGCAGCGCATCACCGACTACCTGCACACGGCAGGTGTTGTTGCGACAGAGCATGCCGAATTCGAGTTGATGTGA
- a CDS encoding MarR family winged helix-turn-helix transcriptional regulator, whose product MHAHVLQSARSSCMTGCCQSSVSVKCTHWTQGTALMKKTEDTPEGARLRELHGALLEIVGVMNQPQRDAAMILEAGISLERAQFPLLVLVERFGPIGVVELADRVGRDYTTVSRQIAKLEEQGLVSRRESAADHRVREAVITRKGKTMTDKVDEARKKIGFAIFSEWKERDLDALVRLMRKFADDLKRGVP is encoded by the coding sequence ATGCACGCGCATGTCCTGCAGTCTGCACGATCGTCATGTATGACAGGCTGCTGCCAGTCATCAGTGAGTGTAAAATGCACCCATTGGACGCAAGGCACTGCCCTGATGAAGAAAACCGAAGACACGCCTGAAGGTGCACGACTGCGTGAGCTGCATGGCGCGCTGCTTGAGATCGTTGGCGTCATGAACCAACCGCAGCGCGATGCAGCGATGATTCTGGAGGCCGGGATCTCCCTGGAGCGCGCGCAATTTCCGCTGCTGGTATTGGTGGAACGGTTCGGGCCGATCGGCGTGGTCGAACTTGCCGATCGCGTGGGGCGCGACTACACCACCGTCAGCCGGCAGATTGCAAAGCTGGAAGAACAAGGCCTGGTCAGCCGGCGCGAGAGCGCTGCCGATCATCGCGTGCGCGAAGCGGTGATCACCAGGAAGGGAAAGACGATGACCGATAAGGTCGATGAAGCGCGCAAGAAGATCGGGTTCGCCATCTTTTCCGAATGGAAAGAGCGCGATCTCGATGCACTGGTGCGGCTCATGCGCAAGTTTGCGGACGATCTCAAACGCGGCGTTCCATAA
- a CDS encoding glycosyltransferase, which yields MIAVTIPAHNEAALIGQCLQSILVAARHPQLYGERVEIHVALDRCTDLTGSIARSHGAMTLKTSGGVGIARAAAASAAISRGARWLAFTDADTRVPPDWLSAQLGCAADVFCGVVEVGDWRDFRPETRKAFMDTEIRCDGHPHVHGANLGMSAAAYLAAGGFSTRTSSEDVALVCALEDAGMHIARLVTPVVNTSARRDARATGGFSDYLIRLEAAVMAMSPVPSKNA from the coding sequence ATGATTGCGGTGACCATTCCGGCGCATAACGAAGCAGCGCTGATTGGGCAGTGTCTACAATCCATCCTGGTGGCGGCCCGGCATCCGCAGTTGTATGGCGAGCGCGTGGAAATCCATGTCGCGCTCGACCGCTGCACCGACCTCACTGGTAGCATTGCCCGTTCGCATGGCGCCATGACGCTCAAGACCAGCGGCGGCGTCGGCATTGCGCGTGCGGCAGCGGCTTCTGCGGCAATCTCCCGCGGTGCGCGCTGGCTTGCCTTCACCGACGCCGACACCCGCGTGCCACCGGACTGGCTGTCGGCACAGCTTGGCTGTGCGGCCGATGTGTTCTGCGGTGTCGTGGAGGTCGGCGATTGGCGCGACTTTCGGCCGGAGACGCGCAAAGCCTTCATGGACACGGAAATCCGCTGTGACGGCCATCCGCATGTGCACGGCGCCAACCTGGGCATGAGCGCAGCCGCCTATCTGGCCGCCGGCGGTTTTTCCACGCGCACCTCCAGCGAAGACGTCGCCCTGGTCTGCGCACTGGAAGACGCCGGCATGCACATCGCGCGCCTGGTCACCCCGGTCGTCAACACCAGCGCCCGCCGCGACGCCCGCGCCACCGGCGGATTCAGCGATTACCTGATCCGTCTGGAAGCCGCCGTCATGGCGATGAGTCCTGTGCCCAGCAAGAACGCGTAG
- a CDS encoding class I SAM-dependent DNA methyltransferase yields the protein MTALSVAHFEQLYADDDPFGYRSRWYEQRKREILLGTLPYRRFAKGWEFGCSNGELTAALGQRCDALLATDLSQQAVDLASARVDQMRHVTLQRAAHPADWPDGSFDLIVFSEVGYYLEDAAFEKTAALFAQSLSERGCLVACHWRHDFQGALRSAERVHQGLNDALALQTLCTYEDPDFVLQAWMAGPSIAQQERLR from the coding sequence ATGACGGCCTTGAGCGTCGCGCATTTCGAGCAGCTGTATGCCGACGACGACCCGTTCGGCTATCGCTCGCGTTGGTACGAGCAGCGCAAACGCGAGATCCTGCTCGGCACCCTGCCCTATCGGCGCTTTGCAAAAGGCTGGGAATTTGGCTGTTCCAACGGAGAACTCACTGCAGCACTCGGGCAACGCTGCGACGCGTTGCTGGCCACCGATCTCTCTCAGCAGGCGGTCGATCTGGCGAGTGCGCGCGTCGACCAGATGCGCCATGTGACCCTGCAACGAGCGGCGCATCCTGCGGATTGGCCGGATGGCAGCTTCGATCTGATCGTGTTCAGTGAGGTCGGTTACTACCTGGAAGATGCCGCATTCGAAAAAACCGCTGCACTGTTTGCGCAATCGCTCAGCGAGCGCGGTTGCCTTGTCGCCTGTCATTGGCGTCACGACTTCCAGGGCGCGCTGCGCAGTGCAGAGCGGGTGCATCAAGGATTGAACGATGCATTGGCGCTGCAGACGCTGTGCACGTATGAAGACCCTGATTTCGTGCTGCAGGCATGGATGGCCGGACCGTCGATTGCGCAACAAGAGCGCCTGCGATGA